A single genomic interval of Helianthus annuus cultivar XRQ/B chromosome 6, HanXRQr2.0-SUNRISE, whole genome shotgun sequence harbors:
- the LOC110944767 gene encoding uncharacterized protein LOC110944767: MDAPPTQPINVEEDELTRPYKPIDATFRSKFTRRIAKAPIKEKPKMPQTVGKYDGLADPDDHLNLFKSAGEVACWSMPLWCKMFVQTLVGVARVWWDSLPTGEIDSFEDLESKFILQFSQQRRHTKDRNELLHIRRRDNETVENFIIRFNKESLAIPGVTNDLACGAFLQGVNDDELLRTLHGRDGVPPTIDEILRIGKVYVIQEKAVAASHAANRKKEALKNQEEKDHRGSKSKSRGDRYQRNDKDARYDRHRNSYSRNEPSKPRSEYPNLSNTPAEILASENLRLNPPKPLKDNPNKDTSKYCEYHKGSGHDTNDCFQLKKQIEYFVKSGKLAHLVRDIKQGPPVVKEENDKAQARGHVN, translated from the coding sequence ATGGACGCCCCACCAACACAGCCTATAAATGTGGAAGAAGATGAACTTACCAGACCGTACAAGCCGATAGACGCAACGTTCCGGTCCAAATTCACTCGAAGGATCGCTAAGGCTCCTATCAAGGAAAAACCCAAGATGCCCCAAACGGTTGGCAAGTATGATGGTCTCGCCGACCCGGATGATCATCTAAACTTATTCAAGAGCGCCGGCGAAGTGGCCTGTTGGTCCATGCCCTTATGGTGCAAAATGTTCGTACAAACGCTAGTGGGCGTGGCCCGAGTTTGGTGGGACAGCCTGCCCACAGGTGAAATAGACAGCTTTGAAGACTTAGAATCAAAGTTTATCTTACAGTTTAGCCAGCAGCGCAGACACACGAAAGATAGAAACGAGCTCCTCCACATCCGTCGGCGAGATAATGAGACGGTAGAAAACTTTATCATCAGATTTAACAAGGAAAGCCTGGCGATCCCGGGCGTGACGAATGATCTGGCATGTGGAGCTTTCCTCCAGGGGGTCAATGATGACGAGTTACTGAGAACGCTACATGGAAGGGATGGTGTACCCCCAACAATTGATGAAATACTTCGAATAGGCAAAGTATACGTCATACAAGAGAAGGCGGTAGCAGCTAGCCACGCAGCCAATAGGAAGAAAGAAGCCCTAAAGAACCAGGAGGAAAAAGATCACCGGGGATCTAAAAGCAAAAGTAGGGGAGACCGATACCAGAGAAACGACAAAGACGCGCGGTATGACAGACACCGAAACTCCTATTCAAGGAATGAGCCGTCGAAACCTCGATCCGAATACCCCAACTTAAGCAACACACCGGCTGAAATTTTAGCCTCAGAAAACCTCAGACTTAACCCACCAAAACCATTGAAAGATAACCCTAACAAGGATACGAGTaaatactgtgagtaccacaaagGGAGCGGGCATGACACCAACGATTGTTTTCAGCTTAAGAAACAGATCGAATATTTTGTAAAGTCGGGCAAATTGGCACACCTAGTACGAGACATCAAGCAAGGCCCGCCTGTCGTCAAAGAAGAAAATGACAAGGCGCAGGCAAGAGGCCACGTGAATTGA